From the Quercus lobata isolate SW786 chromosome 6, ValleyOak3.0 Primary Assembly, whole genome shotgun sequence genome, one window contains:
- the LOC115993798 gene encoding WD repeat-containing protein 43-like, translated as MPTTIKKKKKKSSGSGESSDGVLVNEPTMGEKLATLSLITDSKQQQQEPSLVAATQPQPQPQPPSADSVQVLLRQALRADDRVLLLDCLYNRDEKVIAKSVSLLSPADVLKLLRSLISIIQSRGAILACALPWLKSLLLQHASGIMSQESSLVALNSLYQLIESRVSTFESAIQLSSCLDILYTGVVDDDIEENATTVPVIYEDEDESDEEKSEDAMETDQDINDEEASVAFDGVSDIEGSDGLSD; from the exons ATGCCGACGacaatcaagaagaagaagaagaaaa gTAGTGGAAGTGGAGAGTCTTCCGATGGAGTTTTGGTTAACGAGCCAACGATGGGAGAGAAGCTCGCAACTCTGAGTCTTATTACAGATTCCAAGCAGCAGCAGCAAGAGCCTTCTCTGGTTGCAGCGACACAGCCTCAGCCTCAGCCTCAGCCTCCAAGTGCAGACTCAGTTCAGGTGCTGCTTAGACAGGCTTTACGCGCCGATGATCGTGTGCTCTTGTTAGATTGCTTGTACAACCGAGACGAGAAG GTTATTGCGAAGTCAGTTTCGTTGTTGAGTCCGGCTGATGTGCTCAAGCTTTTGCGGTCTCTGATATCAATTATTCAGTCGAG GGGTGCGATTTTGGCATGTGCACTTCCATGGCTAAAAAGTCTACTTCTTCAACATGCAAGTGGAATAATGTCCCAGGAATCTTCTTTAGTTGCCCTGAATTCTTTATATCAG CTCATCGAGTCTAGAGTCTCAACTTTTGAATCAGCTATTCAACTATCGAGTTGCTTGGACATCCTTTACACGGGG GTTGTGGATGATGACATAGAGGAGAATGCCACTACGGTGCCAGTAATttatgaggatgaggatgaaaGTGATGAAGAGAAATCTGAAGATGCCATGGAAACTGATCAAGATATCAATGATGAGGAAGCATCAGTAGCATTTGATGGTGTTAGTGACATTGAAGGAAGTGATGGCTTGAGTGACTGA